Genomic segment of Desulfurellaceae bacterium:
CCGCGCAGTAGGCAAAAAAGGGCGGGGACAGACGTGGCACGCCGACCCACACCAGCAGGCTGAGCATCAACAGGGTCGAGAGTGGGAGATTAAAGGCAAAGCGCGACCAGCTGTTCAGCGTCGGCGAGATCTGACCGACGAGGCTTTTTGACAGGGCGTTGCGGGCGGTTTGCAGGCAGCCGCCGGCCAGACTGAGTTCGATCCAGGTCACGCCAGGTCACGATCCGGTGTGTCAGAGGGTGTGTGGATGGATAGGGAAAGTCCACTCAGGTGTGGTGCGTCGTGGTCAGAGGGGTAAAAAACTCCCGCACCTGTTCGATCACAAAATCCGGCCGCTCCTCGGCTACAAAATGGCCACAGCGTTCCACCACGCCGCCTTCGAGCTGTTCGGCCACCCGTCGCCAGACCGGCAGGGGGTCGCCCATGAAGCGCGCACCGCCCCAGGCCCGGACGGGCATACTGAGCTTACGGGTACACGTGCTGAGGTTAGCGACATCTTCTTCGAGCGCCGCCCGGTAATAGTGAAAGCCCGCCCGCAGCGCACCGGGCTGGGAGTAGGCGCGCACGTACTCGGCCATGTCTTCGGCGCTGAACACGCTCGGGTTATAACACGCCACCCGGCACAGACGGTCGATGTACAGAGGGATGTGGTCACGCACCAGCAGCTCGGCCAGGTCGGGCGAGCCGCCCTGAAACATGACGTGCCACAGGCGCCGGATGCCCCGCAGGTCGAGCGGCTCGTCTTTGCGGACCAGGCCGGGGGTCGATTCCAGGATGAGCAGGCGCTCGACCAGCTCGGGATGATCGTAGGCCAGATAATACGCCACCGTGCCGCCCCAGTCGTGGCCGGTGAGACCGATGTGTTGGTAGCCGAGGTGGCTGACGAGCGCATACACGTCCGCGGCCAGGCTGCGTTTGTCGTAGCCCGTCATCGGCCGTTCGCTGTCGCCCAGGCCGCGCAGATCGGGGGCAATCACGGTGAAGCGGTCCGCCACCGCCGGGATGATCTTGCGCCACTCGTACCAGGTCTGGGGCCAGCCGTGAAGAAAGACGAGCGGATAGCCCGAGCCGGCCGTGACATAGTGCATGCGAAAGCCGTTGATGCGGGCGGTGTGGTGGGTCACAGCGGATGATGCGGTCGGCCTGTCCAGGCGGGGATCATCGTCCGCTGGGCCGGAGTGTGACATGGGGCGGTCTGCTTTCTGCACTTACTCGGCCAGGGGGACGACCGCCACGAGGGCAGCATCAGCACCAGCCGACCTGGTCGTATGTCCGCTGCCGGTCAGGTCCGCGGCCAGGACGGCATCGCCGGGACCGAACTGACGCCGCGTGCCGTCGTTAAGCCCGATCTCCATCTGGCCGGCCAACAGAATGACGTACTGGCGGCGCGGGGCGTTGTGCCAGTCCATGAACGCGCCGGCCTCCAGCTCGCGGAACACAATGTGGTCGGTGGCCTGTTCGCTGCTCAGGGCCGGGTGGGAACTCGGCGCCTGGTCTTCGATGTGGGAGTGGCCGTCATCACCGGTNNNNNNNNNNNNNNNNNNNNNNNNNNNNNNNNNNNNNNNNNNNNNNNNNNNNNNNNNNNNNNNNNNNNNNNNNNNNNNNNNNNNNNNNTAGGCTTGGCACACAAAGGGGGACAGCTATGGCAGAACAGGCTGAACGACCGGAACGTTTTCTGACCCTGCCCGAGATACGGCGGGCCGCCAAGCGTATTCTGCCGCCCGGCCCGTGGGGCTATGCTGCGGGCGGTGCCGAAACCGAGACCACGCTGCGCCGCAATCGGCGGGCGATCCGCCGCCTGGCCATCCGCCAGCGGGTGCTCCGAGACGTGCGCCAGGTGGATCTCGAGACCACGTTTCTTGGCCTGCGGCTGCCCATGCCGGTCGCGGTGGCGCCCATGGGTGGGCTGGTCGTGTTTCATCCCCAGGGCGACTGTGAGATGGTCCGGGGGGCGGGCCAGGCCGGCAATCTGGCCGTGGTCAGTGGGGTGACCGGCTGGCCGGTTGAGGAGGTGGCTGCGGCGGCCGGCGCTCCGCTGCTGTTTCAGCTGTATTTTGCCGGCCCGCGCTCGTGGGCTCAGGAGCTGCTCGGCCGGGTCGAGGCGACCGGGGCGTATAAGGCGGTGTGTCTGACGGTTGACTTGCAGGTTTACGGCCGCCGTGAGCGGGATCTGATTCAGCGCTATGACCCACGAATAGCGCGCATGCTGGCCCCCAATCCCCAGCCGCCGGACATGGACTATCAGGCCCGACTGACCTGGGACGATGTGGCCTGGCTGCAAGAGATGCTGTCCGTGCCGCTCGGTCTCAAGGGAATTTTGACCGCCGAGGACGCACGGCTGGCGGTTGAGGCCGGGGTGAAGATCGTCTGGGTGTCAAACCACGGCGGGCGCCAGCTTGACGCGACCCAGGCCACGATTGAGGTTCTGCCCGAAATTGTCGAGGCGGTTGACGGCAGAGCCGAGATCATCATTGACGGTGGGTTTTCGCGCGGGACGGATGTCATCAAGGCGCTGGCGCTGGGGGCGAATGTGGTGGCCATGGGCCGGAACATCCTGTGGGGTCTGGTGGTTGACGGTGCGGATGGGGTGCGGCGGAGCCTGGAGCTGGTGCGCGAGGAGCTGGCGGCGAGTCTGGCCCTGTGCGGCCAGACCAGCGTGCGGGATCTGGGGCCGGAGATGATCCGTCGGGCCGAGTAGGCGCCGTGCGTTGCAAGGGAGTTGGAAACCCACTATTCAGGAGAAAGACTGACGAGAGCAGCAAAGGAGGGACCCATGAGCAGTAATGGACACCTGAGCGCGCCGCGTGTGCGGGCTGGTTTGGATCATCCGGTTATCGACGCGGATGGGCATTGGTTGGAGTTCGGACCCTATGTCCGCAACGAGTTGCGCCGCATCGGGGGAGACAAGGCGGTCGCAGGCTTTAGCGCGTTCATCGATCAGGTCCAGACAGACTTGGCCATGTCGGTGGACGAGCGGCGGAATACGCGCACGGCCCAGCAGGCGTTCTGGGGCCTGCCGACAAAGAATACCCGCGACCGGGCAACGGCCATGATGCCGGCCCTGCTGTACGAGCGGATGGAGGAGATTGGGCTCGACTATGCGATCCTGTACCCCACGGCTGGCCTGGGCATCCCCCGTATCCCGGATACCGAGGCGCGCCGGGCCGCGTGTCGGGCGTTTAATATTTTCAGCGCCGACTTCTTCGCCAAGTTCTCGGANNNNNNNNNNNNNNNNNNNNNNNNNNNNNNNNNNNNNNNNNNNNNNNNNNNNNNNNNNNNNNNNNNNNNNNNNNNNNNNNNNNNNNNNNNNNNNNNNNNNNNNNNNNNNNNNNNNNNNNNNNNNNNNNNNNNNNNNNNNNNNNNNNNNNNNNNNNNNNNNNNNNNNNNNNNNNNNNNNNNNNNNNNNNNNNNNNNNNNNNNNNNNNNNNNNNNNNNNNNNNNNNNNNNNNNNNNNNNNNNNNNNNNNNNNNNNNNNNNNNGGCTATGGGCTGCGTGTTTCGCCCAGCAACTTTGTCTACAACCATATCGGTCACTTTGCCGCCGCCAACGAAGCGGTATGCAAGGCGCTCTTCCTGGGCGGGGTGACGCGGCGCTTTCCGCAGCTCAAGTTTGCCTTTTTGGAGGGCGGTGTGGGCTGGGCCTGCCAGCTGTACGCCGATTTGATCGAGCACTGGGAAAAGCGCAATCTCAATGCCCTGGACGAGGTCAACCCGGACCGGCTCGATGTGTCCCTGCTGCGCCAGCTGTCCGAGGCGTATGCGCCCGGCATGGCTGAAGCCTTGCGCGAGCGGGAGGCGGCCTTTGATACGGTGGTCAAGGGTCGAGGCGCGACCGATGTCGGCGGGGTCAGCAACCTGGACGACTTCTCGGCGTGTGAGATCAGCCAGGCCCAAGATATCAAGGAGCTGTTCACCCGAAATTTTTATTTTGGCTGTGAGGCTGATGATCGCATGAACGCCTGGGCTTTTAACCCCCGCAGCAACGCGTTTGGCGCCCGCTTGGGAGCCTTGTTCGGTTCGGATATCGGGCACTTTGACGTGTTGGATATGGATCGGGTGCTCCCCGAAGCTTATGAACTGGTCGAGGATGAGCTGATGACGCGCGACGATTTCCGGGCTTTCGTGTGTGACAATCCGATCCATTTCTGGGGACAGGCCAACCCGGACTTTTTCAAGGGCACGGCCGTCGAGGCGACCGCAGCCAGCGTCCTGGCCGACACCCCGGTCAGCCTCAGCCACACCGGCCAGGCCGCCCAGCCGCTGTCAAAGTAGTCCGCATGGGCGCATCGAAGCCGATAATCTGACAGGAGGCGAGTGAGCATGACTGATTTCGGGCTCGTGTCGATTCCGACCCACTATTCCATTCAACCTGCGGACCTGGCGCGCTGGGCTGAGGACAAGGGTTTTGAGGCCTTGTTCTACGGCGAGCACACCCACATCCCGACCAGCCGTCAGACGCCGTTTCCGCTGGGCGGCGAACTGCCCATGTATTACGCCCAGTTTTTCGATCCCTTTATTGCCCTGACCGCAGCTGCGGCGGTAACGGAAAAGCTCAAGGTCGGGACCTCGGTGTGCCTCGTGCCGGAGCACCACCCGATCAATCTGGCCAAGGCCACAGCCTGCCTCGACCGGGTGTCG
This window contains:
- a CDS encoding alpha/beta fold hydrolase codes for the protein MSHSGPADDDPRLDRPTASSAVTHHTARINGFRMHYVTAGSGYPLVFLHGWPQTWYEWRKIIPAVADRFTVIAPDLRGLGDSERPMTGYDKRSLAADVYALVSHLGYQHIGLTGHDWGGTVAYYLAYDHPELVERLLILESTPGLVRKDEPLDLRGIRRLWHVMFQGGSPDLAELLVRDHIPLYIDRLCRVACYNPSVFSAEDMAEYVRAYSQPGALRAGFHYYRAALEEDVANLSTCTRKLSMPVRAWGGARFMGDPLPVWRRVAEQLEGGVVERCGHFVAEERPDFVIEQVREFFTPLTTTHHT
- a CDS encoding alpha-hydroxy-acid oxidizing protein produces the protein MAEQAERPERFLTLPEIRRAAKRILPPGPWGYAAGGAETETTLRRNRRAIRRLAIRQRVLRDVRQVDLETTFLGLRLPMPVAVAPMGGLVVFHPQGDCEMVRGAGQAGNLAVVSGVTGWPVEEVAAAAGAPLLFQLYFAGPRSWAQELLGRVEATGAYKAVCLTVDLQVYGRRERDLIQRYDPRIARMLAPNPQPPDMDYQARLTWDDVAWLQEMLSVPLGLKGILTAEDARLAVEAGVKIVWVSNHGGRQLDATQATIEVLPEIVEAVDGRAEIIIDGGFSRGTDVIKALALGANVVAMGRNILWGLVVDGADGVRRSLELVREELAASLALCGQTSVRDLGPEMIRRAE